One Rosa chinensis cultivar Old Blush chromosome 5, RchiOBHm-V2, whole genome shotgun sequence genomic region harbors:
- the LOC121049600 gene encoding uncharacterized protein LOC121049600 isoform X4: protein MFCLTMFKNQLTTRTTPKMSMYLSYYHWNLRSYSLVTCYILAKSRLLTTLGVPLFDFSDGGAVITKTKTKTNNLRSRTTPMTSSHRVHRPAKQFLKRLQTQLRSRTTPTTSSHRVHRPAKQFLKTLQVSARLFCSLSFSFGFLAKVLRVLFEEPAEKSDHSDDVEDFNVSNLL, encoded by the exons ATGTTTTGTTTAACTATGTTTAAGAATCAGCTGACAACTCGGACCACGCCGAAGATGTCAATGTATCTGAGCTACTACCACTGGAATTTAAGGAGTTACAGCCTCGTTACCTGCTATATCCTAGCCAAATCTCGCTTGCTGACTACCCTTGGAGTGCCTTTGTTCGATTTTTCAGACGGCGGTGCGGtcatcacaaaaacaaaaacaaaaacaaataat CTAAGAAGTCGGACCACTCCGATGACGTCAAGTCACAGAGTTCACCGGCCGGCGAAGCAGTTTCTCAAAAGACTTCAG ACCCAGTTGAGAAGTCGGACCACTCCGACGACGTCAAGTCACAGAGTTCATCGGCCGGCGAAGCAGTTTCTCAAAACACTTCAAGTAAGTGCTCGCTTATTTTGTTCacttagtttttcttttggatttctagCAAAGGTTTTGAGAGTTTTGTTTGAAGAACCAGCTGAGAAGTCGGACCACTCTGACGATGTCGAGGACTTCAATGTATCTAATCTATTGTGA
- the LOC121049600 gene encoding uncharacterized protein LOC121049600 isoform X5 gives MFCLTMFKNQLTTRTTPKMSMYLSYYHWNLRSYSLVTCYILAKSRLLTTLGVPLFDFSDGGAVITKTKTKTNNNQLRSRTTPMTSSHRVHRPAKQFLKRLQTQLRSRTTPTTSSHRVHRPAKQFLKTLQNQLRSRTTLTMSRTSMYLIYCESEPT, from the exons ATGTTTTGTTTAACTATGTTTAAGAATCAGCTGACAACTCGGACCACGCCGAAGATGTCAATGTATCTGAGCTACTACCACTGGAATTTAAGGAGTTACAGCCTCGTTACCTGCTATATCCTAGCCAAATCTCGCTTGCTGACTACCCTTGGAGTGCCTTTGTTCGATTTTTCAGACGGCGGTGCGGtcatcacaaaaacaaaaacaaaaacaaataat aacCAGCTAAGAAGTCGGACCACTCCGATGACGTCAAGTCACAGAGTTCACCGGCCGGCGAAGCAGTTTCTCAAAAGACTTCAG ACCCAGTTGAGAAGTCGGACCACTCCGACGACGTCAAGTCACAGAGTTCATCGGCCGGCGAAGCAGTTTCTCAAAACACTTCAA AACCAGCTGAGAAGTCGGACCACTCTGACGATGTCGAGGACTTCAATGTATCTAATCTATTGTGAATCTGAACCCACTTAG